Within Primulina tabacum isolate GXHZ01 chromosome 5, ASM2559414v2, whole genome shotgun sequence, the genomic segment GGAAGATCTCCTCAGCTGTAAAGATTTGTTCGATCCCGTAGAATTTAAAGGTGAAAATCCTGATCCAACCAAAGCGTCAGAGTGGAGGAAATTAAACCGAAAATCTATTGGTCAAATCCGACAATGGATTGATCATAGTGTCTTCCACCATGTTGCACAGGAGACAGACGCATATGCTCTATGGAAGAAGCTGGAGGACATGTACCAGGCCAAGACCGCTCGGAATAAAGCCCTGTTGATGAGGCAGTTAGTCAATATGAAGTTCAAAAGTGGAACTTCTGTTGCCGAGCATACCAGTGAGTACCAGAGTCTGGTAAATCAATTATCGTCTGTAGATTTCCCTCAGCAACTCGGCACTCCTACTTCTCAGTTCGCTTCCTGATAGCTGGGAAACACTTGTAGTTTCCCTCAGCAACTCAGCTCCAGATGACAAACTTACCATGTCCATGGTTAAGGATGCCCTGTTCAACGAGGAGGCCAGGAGAAAGGATATGAGCACAGACCAGGCTCATGCCCTTGTCACAGAGCCCCGAGGAAGACAACAAGAGAAACAACAAAGGGGTAAAGGCAAATGGAGAGGCAGAAGCAAAAGCAGAGGCAGATCCACTGATGGCAGAAAACCTTCGTATAAATGTCATCACTGTGGAATAGAGGGTCATATGAAGAAGAATTGCTACAAATGGCTAGAGGAGCAAGGCCAGAGCAGTTCCCAGTCGAAGAACAAGGGTGGAGAAACGCTAGTCATCATTTCTGGAGATGTAGCGTTCTGTTCGACCCATAATGAGACATGCCTTCACGTTTCAAAAGAAGACACAGAATGGGTGGTAGATACTGCAGCTTCCTACCACGTGACTTTGCACAAGGAATACTTCATGACATACAAAGCTGGTGACTTTGGAGCAGTGAAGATGGGAAATTCCAGTTCCTCTGGGATTGTAGGAATTGGAGATATCCAAATAAAGACAAGTGTTGGAAGTACAATCACTTTGAAGGATGTCAGACATGTGCCAGATCTTCGGCTCAATCTTCTTTCTGGAATAGCCCTTGACAACCAGGGCTATGATAATCATTTCAGCAATGGCACATGGAAGATGTCAAAGGGTGCTTTGATAGTCGCTCGAGGACACATTTGTGGCACACTGTACAAGACTCACATGAAGATATGTACAGACACCCTCAACGTAGCTGAGAAGGAGGGTTCTCAAAATTTGTGGCACCAGAGACTCGGCCATATGAGTGAGAAAGGGTTGTCTACCCTAATAAAGAAAGAGCTTATCATCGTTGACAAAGATGCTGCGCCAGATCCTTGCATTCATTGTCTATTTGGTAAGCAGCACAGAGTCTCATTCAGTTCCTATTCAACGAGAAGATCAGAGTTGCTCAGTCTGGTACACTCTGACGTTTGCGGTCCCCTGGAGGATGAATCACTAGgcggaaataaatattttccgACTTTCATTGATGATGCTTCTCGAAAGGTGTGGGTCTATTTCCTGAAAACGAAGGACCAGGTATTCGAATACTTCAAAATGTTTCATGTCATGGTAGAACGTGAGACTGGGAAGAAATTGAAGTGTCTCCGGTCAGATAATGGAGGCGAATACACTTCCAAGGTGTTCGATGCGTATTGCAAAACATACGGCATTCGACATGAGAAGACGGTCCCTCGCACCCCTCAACACAACTGTGTAGCCGAAAGAATGAACCGGACAATCATGGAACATGTTCGGAGTATGCTCAGTATGGCTAAACTGCCAAAGTCATTCTGGGGAGAAGCAGTCAGAACCGCATGTTACCTGATCAACAGATCACCATCAGTACCACTGAATTTTGAAGTTCCGGAGAAACTGTGGTCTGGAAAGTATCCATCATACTCACACTTAAGAGTATTTGGATGTTTGGCGTATGCACATGTATCCAAGGAGCTCAGACAAAAGCTTGATGCAAGAACCACTCCATGCATTTTCATTGGCTATGGAGATGAAAAATTTGGATACAGACTATGGGATCCAAAGGAGAAAAAGGTGATCAGAAGCAGGGACATTGTGTTCCATGAAAGCCAGACAATAGAAAACATTGAAAAACCTACAATGTCTCAGAAGTCAAATGTTGGTGCTCTAAATTCAGATGCAGCACTAAACCCGTTCGATATACTGACAGAATACATGCCAGAAGCAGAAGCTAAGGAAGAAAGAGGTGTTGAGCAGGGGGAGCCACAACCCACTCCACCAGATGTTCCAGGATCATCACAAGGCCCAGATGATGGTAAATCTTCTCAGACTATTCCAGAAGTTCGTAGATCTGAACGAGGACGGATTCCATCTAGAAGATATACGGAATCCGAGTACCTTCTGGTTACTGAAGATGGAGAACCAGAGAGTTTCCAAGAAGCACTATCTCATAAGGACAAAGAAACATGGTTGTCAGCAATGGAAGATGAGATGGAATCTCTGCAGAAGAATCACACTTATGAGATCGTAGAACTTCCAAAAGGGAAGAAGGCACTAAGAAACAAATGGGTGTTCAAGATGAAGAAAGATGGCAGCGAACAAGTGGTGAAATACAAAGCACGATTGGTAGTCAAAGGATTCCAACAGAAGAAAGGAATTGACTTTGATGAGATTTTTTTCACCAGTAGTCAAGATGACGTCAATCCGAGTTATACTTGGCTTGGTAGCAAGTATGAACTTGGAGCTTGAACAGATGGACGTGAAGACAGCTTTTCTTCACGTAgatttaaaagaagaaatctatatggagcagccagaaggttttgagGTTTCAGGTGATAACCTCGTTTGCAAGCTTAAGAAAAGCTTGTACGGTCTAAAGCAGGCACCAaggcagtggtacaagaagtttgactCATGCATGGCAAGTCAAGGCTATAAGAAAACTGCTGCAGATGAGTGCGTTTACATTCAGAAATTTTCAGACGGGAGTTTCGTTGCTCTTCTACTTTATGTAGACGATATTATGATCGTGGGAAAGGATGCAACGAAGATTAGTCAGTTGAAGAATGAACTCTCTAAGttttttgaaatgaaggacTTAGGACCAGCTCAACAAATTTTGGGAATGCAGATTGTTCGAGACAGAAACAACCAACGGTTATGGTTATCTCAGGAGAAGTACATTGAACGTGTGCTCGAGAGGTTCAACATGAACAACGCCAAACCAGTCAGCATTCCACTTGCCAATCATTTCAAGATGAGCAAGAGTGCATGTCCTTTATCCAAGAAAGAGATCGGGGAAATGTCATCAATACCATATTCTTCAGCTGTTGGAAGTTTGATGTATGCAATGGTATGCACAAGGCCAGATATTGCTCATGCAGTGGGAAAGGTGAGTCGTTTTCTCTCCAACCCTGGGAAGCAGCATTGAGAGGCAGTAAAGTGGATTCTCAGATATCTAAAGGGTACTACTAATTTATGTCTTTGTTACGGGGGAGCTGATCCAATATTGGAGGGCTATACGGATGCAGATATGGCCGGAGATATTGATAGTAGCAAATCTACTTCAGGATATATCTACACTTTCGCGGGGGGAGCTGTCTCATGGCAGTCACGACTGCAGAAGTGTATTGCTTTATCCACAACAGAAGCAGAGTATATTGCTGTCGCTGAAGCTGGGAAAGAAATGTTGTGGCTAAAGCGATATCTTCAAGAACTTGGAATCAAGCAGAAAGAGTACAAGGTACATTGTGACAGTCAAAGTGCTCTTGACTTAAGCAAGAACTCCATGTACCATTCCCGTACAAAGCATATTGATATTCGATATCATTGGATACGTGAAGTTATGGATCGACAACTGTTGAGACTAGTTAAGATTCATACGAAGGAGAATCCAGCAGATATGTTGACAAAAGTGGTAACGCGAGAAAAGTTAGAGCTATGCAGAGACATAGTTGGAATGCTTGTTTTGGATATGGCTGGAGGGGGAGAATTGAAGAACTCAAATTGAAAATCTCCAGCCACCATCTAGAAGGTCCACGGTAGGTGCAGCTATTGTTGATTCTCCAATGGCTGCCATCGTCCATTCACATCAATTAACATGTGCAGAATAtcctctataaatagaggcttCAGCTCGTTGTTTAAATCGTCTCATTCCCAGTTGAGGAATCCTAATCCCAAGTAGAGGAAATTGAGAGTGCTGTGAGAtttgatttttctctcaaattagtTTGATCTTTGATAGTTTAATTCTCAACATCTCTCTCATACTGGGACTGTTGGATTCCGTGCCGCACTCCTTTTTGTCCGACACGTTTATAGTTCGATCAAGTGTGAGTAGCAAGACGAGCTACTGGACTTCATTGTACTACGGTACGTTTTATAAATATAGTCAGGCATTTTGCTGTTGAAGAGGAAAACGAGGGGCAGCAGGACTTTTCAAACGTAGGTCATGATCTCTCTTTTACATCGCCATTCTTGGAAACATATGTCAAGATTTATCATCGTATTATAGGAGCTTGGTTAACCATATCTATACTATTTCTTTAACAAATTAAACAACATGAACACAAGTAAAATCTAGCATAGTAGCAAATGATAAGAAATTATTCCTTTGATGATGAAAATGCTGATCATATATAATTTCAGCACTCCACCAAAATTCCTCAAACGATAAGCGTTCCTCACCCTGATGAATCAGCTAATTTGACCACGTCATCCAAGCACATTATCTCATAAATTGAATCTTAAATAGAGTCGGTAAGGAAaaaaccaagaaagaatgtcataAAATAGGTAGTATACTCAGGTACCATCCCGTTACATGCCCTGTTCTAGAGAATATGCTattaatataatgaaaataGCACACTAAGTATTATACATTACAGATGAATCCCTTCATTCATTACACATGAACGCCGTGCCAGGCAGATGTTCGCTATCCCTCTTCATGTCTGAATAACATTCATTTTTTGCCAGGATAGATTGAAATAAAAAGCACTAGAGAGATTCGAAATGCACCATAAAGTATAGTTGACACGAACATAATCCAAATCAACTAATGTCGGGTGGTTCTCAAAATAATTTATGCCCGTTACCTCCACGTTGAACCACCAAGTCTGATCACCTCCTCAGTACCACTAGGCCGGCTAGGACCCCTGTCTTTGCCTGCATCCTCCTTTTGGTCGTTCAAGTCACCATATAGATCCTTAAGTTTGGCTAAATTACTAGATGCAGATGCCTTTTCCCGATTTTGATCATGCCCACTCCTTTCGTGAATGCTTTGACTTCTGCTCCTGCTTCTGCTACGGCTCCGACTATGGCGAGAACTACCTTCTCGAAGACGATGCCCTTCATTTTCGCTCCTTTCATAATCCCTTCCATAGCCATTTCTGGATCTTCTATCATATTCATGCCTCCTATCTCTATCTCTATCTCTTTCCCGCTCTCTATATCGGTCTCTATCCCTGTCCTTATGTCTCTCATGGTCCCTGTCACGATCACGGAAACGATCCTTATTCATGTCTCTTTCCCGCTCTCGGTCTTTGTCCCTGTCTGAACATTCTCGATCTGACAAATCGTGGCTCTGGCCCCTATGGTGATGGGGGGACCGTCTAGAATCGGCGTCTCTATCATACGATGGAGTTATTGTTCGGCGAACTGGAGATGAACCCCTAGTTGATGCACGATGTGGAGCACGCTGACCAAAAGAGACTGAAAGGGAAGCTTTGACAGAAGGTGGCCTCCTGGCAGTCTCCTCAGATCCACGAGTGGACTCACCAGTAGTTCCACAATGTTTTGATGGCAGTTTCATATTTTCAAGATTTGTCACAATGGTTCGCAAAACTGGAACAGGGATCCGTGGGAAAAGAGTGTCAAAGTAATACTGCATTCAGAAGTAAATAGTGAGAAGTGGAGGCTTAGCAGATGACGGAGAAAATTTTCAGGCCACAGAAATCAAAATCATAAGATGTCGCAAATAACCTGTCCAAGAAGCAAATCGCGCACATACACACCCATCGTGGTCATTCGGCCGTTTGAACCAGGAGAGAATTCCTGTTGTTGAATAAGGAATGTCCACAGAAATCAGCTTTATCATATGGCGACACTCAGCAGGGTTAATATTGGAAGATATGGaaaccaaaaataaataaactagaGCATATACAGAGCAGCGCCTAAAGATGCCACTGTAAAACTAAATGACAGTATCCAAGAAATTTTCATCCGGAAAAAAGATGTCAGTTCTTCAAATCCATTAAGCAGCCCCCACCCCAACCCCTTAACGTACACATGCAACACATTATAAAACTTTACAGAGAACTGGAAAGTGTTAACCACTTGACTGACAAGAATTTTCACCACTGTATCCCAAAAATAACCAGAACTTTGTTAAATTATGGTTATCACACAAGGACAGTTCACCTGCACAAGAATCACGCTGATGCACCACGGCGGGATTGAGAAATCCTTCCTTCCTGAGCCACAGCGTATAAGAAACAAAACAGAAGATTCCCAAATAAAAGAAACGCTCTATCCACACTAACCCACAGAGAAATAGCACAAGCTTACTAGTAAGCAGTGATCAATATCATGTTAACTGAGGTGTGCAAATCGACATTAAATAAAAGTAAATGACAGAAACATGAATTACAGATTTCCTAAATTGATTGTCAAATAAAGTgagactttttttaaaaaaattcatcagCAGACATTTGGCAAATGATCCTCCAAGACGCtgtttaatattaattaatatagaTACATATGGACAAGATATGTAACCAGCCATCGATTTGAATTCATCGCTGCAATTTTCCAGGCACGTTATGCTTCACAAAATGCCACAGTAAATATGAGCAATTCATCAACTTAAATGGTATGAAAAAACTCGTAATCACAGAAAATACATAACAAATGATAAGCGAGAAAACGTGCAATTTTCACACCTCATCATCTTTTAGGTATGGTTCGTACCAACCCCATAATGTCTTTGAATCTGCAACATATCTTAAATATAGAAATCCAATCTGCAAAAGAAAATGTGAACCTTTGTCATCTCATTAAATACTTTGTGATGCAAAAAATTTAACCGAGTGTAAAGCTAGGTGTTAAATTTGGCACAGGTAATGCTTATTATTAGACTTTGGCTTAAATTCCAACTCTGGTTGTTTATCCATTTCCGCCATTAATCTTCGacaataaatcaataataatagaaaaaaaatttgatttttgaaatcacaaaatctgaaatattataaaaaattatgatgCATAATAAATATGCAATGCCTAACCTAAAAATTCTTGCTGCTAGCGGCGGCGGGCAGCAGGCGGCAGACAGTGTGTGGTTGGCTTAGTGTTTGAGACTTGAGAGTGAGAgtgaaaaccaaaatcaaaaaAAAGAAAGTGGGGTATGCTAGGGTTTTTAGCTCTAAAACTAGTTGATTTTGActaagtttttaaaatttgttgattacaacttaaaaatcttgatTGTCCGTCTCGCCCGCCTATTGACCGCCTCGACTCGCCTCCCCAACGTTGTATAGCTTGGACCGCCTAAAACACCCGCCTCATGCGTAGGTGGTGCAGTCGAGGCGGTCGCCTAGAAGCACTGATTAACAGGTTAACTAATAATAGCTCATGTTCAGAATACATAATTGCTTCATAATTACTTCCCATGCTAGGGCATTAATCTAAGCATACAAACATACATAGAGCTTTAGTAAATGACAATGGAGCCCATTTAGCAACTCTATATCTGTAAACTTCGGCTCTGATGAGGTAGGTACAGGGACGAATGGTATCAGGTTTCGGATAATGAAAATAGGGGCTGCTGGTTGGAGCCAAACATACACCCTACCACGTCTGAATTCCCTCAGTTACCGTCTCAGAAGCAATCTTTTTGTACAACCACATGATACAAGTTGCACTACTGGAAATCCGAGTAGAATTTGCTCAAGAAACACACTGGAATAGATAGGTGAGcataaatatttgattaataCTTCCTTGTCTAAACCCCCTCTTCACTAGCATTCaggtttatttttctttaaaacttCCAAGAACAAAAAACAATTCCATGTTAACTGCTTTGGCACTATGGAAACACCAAACTCTCTCCTCTACGCCCTATAGTAAGTCCACCACCACACCTACTTTTCACTTCCTAGTATATTTTTCCATGAGTTTGTTTAACTTTAATTTTCTAAAGCTTACACAGCAATCTCCATTAGCACCAAATGGTGTTTGAGTGGAATGGTGTCAGGATATATTACAGTTTCAGCATTACAAAATTAAACCAGAACACGACATTAAGAGAGAATGATAGGTTTCTATTTTTAACTTTTTGAAATTGAAAACCCAATTAAAACCACGATTTGTTTACTTGAGCTTGCCTTAACACACCACTCTCACTCTTTTGGTATGCTTACTTCTGCACACATAAGAAAATCAAACCAAAACCTAGAGgtgatttttttctttattttgattTCTCATCCCCTATTATCCTACTTGCCTTTAGCAGAAGAAGTATGAGGAATAAATCAAGTGCCAATTGGATTTAACAAAGTTTGGACTGAAATTTATTCTAAGACCATTACAAGTCTCTTGATACAGTGGAATCCGCCTAGCGGCGCCTAGTTTCCGCCTAGGCAGCCTAGGCTCTAGTCTGGCGTCTGACTAGCGGCCAACAAATTTTAGAACATTGTCCGAAACATGAAAAAGACACcatacacaaacacacacatgCAAAAACTCTACTTACGGCCCTTATGTAAGGAGAATCTGGGTGCTTCAACAGGCCATGCATGTGTTTGACGGTGAGTTTCATCGTAAAGAATTTGTAGAGAACGCCTAATTAAGCCAAAAAACTTATATTATAACAGAAAGATTATACTAAAGCCCATAGAGCTTTAGTAAATGACAATGGGGCCCATTTAGCAACTATACATCTGTAAACTTCGGCTCTGATGAGGTTGGGTACAGGGACGAGTGGTATCAGGTTTCGGATAATGAAAATAGGGGCTGCTGGTTGGAGCCAAACATACACCCTACCACATTTGAATTCCCTCAGTTACCATCTCAGAAGCAACCTTTTTGTAGAACCACATGATACAAGTTGCACTACTGGAAATCCGAGTAGAATTTGCTCAAGAAACACACTGGAATAGATAGGTGAGcataaatatttgattaataCTTCCTTGTCTAAACCCCCTCTTCACTAGCATTCaggtttatttttctttaaaacttCCAAGAACAAAAAACAATTCCATGTTAACTGCTTTGGCACTATGGAAACACCAAACTCTCTCCTCTACGCCCTATAGTAAGTCCACCACCACACCTACTTTTCACTTCCTAGTATATTTTTCCATGAGTTTGTTTAACTTTAATTTTCTAAAGCTTACACAGCAATCTCCATTAGCACCAAATGGTGTTTGAGTGGAATGGTGTCAGGATATATTACAGTTTCAGCATTACAAAATTAAACCAGAACACGACATTAAGAGAGAATGATAGGTTTCTATTTTTAACTTTTTGAAATTGAAAACCCAATTAAAACCACGATTTGTTTACTTGAGCTTGCCTTAACACACCACTCTCACTCTTTTGGTATGCTTACTTCTGCACACATAAGAAAATCAAACCAAAACCTAGAGgtgatttttttctttattttgattTCTCATCCCCTATTATCCTACTTGCCTTTAGCAGAAGAAGTATGAGGAATAAATCAAGTGCCAATTGGATTTAACAAAGTTTGGACTGAAATTTATTCTAAGACCATTACAAGTCTCTTGATACAGTGGAATCCGCCTAGCGGCGCCTAGTTTCCGCCTAGGCAGCCTAGGCTCTAGTCTGGCGTCTGACTAGCGGCCAACAAATTTTAGAACATTGTCCGAAACATGAAAAAGACACcatacacaaacacacacatgCAAAAACTCTACTTACGGCCCTTATGTAAGGAGAATCTGGGTGCTTCAACAGGCCATGCATGTGTTTGACGGTGAGTTTCATCGTAAAGAATATGTAGAGAACGCCTAATTAAGCCAAAAAACTTATATTATAACAGAAAGATTATACTAAAGCCCATAGAGCTTTAGTAAATGACAATGGGGCCCATTTAGCAACTATACATCTGTAAACTTCGGCTCTGATGAGGTTGGGTACAGGGACGAGTGGTATCAGGTTTCGGATAATGAAAATAGGGGCTGCTGGTTGGAGCCAAACATACACCCTACCACATTTGAATTCCCTCAGTTACCATCTCAGAAGCAACCTTTTTGTAGAACCACATGATACAAGTTGCACTACTGGAAATCCGAGTAGAATTTGCTCAAGAAACACACTGGAATATATAGGTGAGcataaatatttgattaataCTTCCTTGTCTAAACCCCCTCTTCACTAGCATTCaggtttatttttctttaaaacttCCAAGAACAAGAAACAATTCCCTATTAACAGCTTTGGCACTATGGAAACACCAAACTCTCTCCTCTACGCCCAATAGTAAGTCCACCATCACACCTACTTTTCACTTCCTGGTATATTTTCCATAAGCATGTTTAACTTTAATTTTCTAAAGCTTACACAGCAATCTCCATTAGCACCAAATGGTGTTTGAGTGGAATGGTGTCAGGATATATTACAGTTTCAGCATTACAAAATTAAACCAGAACACGACATTAAGAGAGAATGATAGGTTTCTATTTTTAACTTTTTGAAATTGAAAACCCAATTAAAACCACGATTTGTTTACTTGAGCTTGCCTTAACACACCACTCTCACTCTTTTGGTATGCTTACTTCTGCACACATAAGAAAATCAAACCAAAA encodes:
- the LOC142546547 gene encoding pre-mRNA splicing factor SR-like 1 isoform X3 yields the protein MTTMGVYVRDLLLGQYYFDTLFPRIPVPVLRTIVTNLENMKLPSKHCGTTGESTRGSEETARRPPSVKASLSVSFGQRAPHRASTRGSSPVRRTITPSYDRDADSRRSPHHHRGQSHDLSDRECSDRDKDRERERDMNKDRFRDRDRDHERHKDRDRDRYRERERDRDRDRRHEYDRRSRNGYGRDYERSENEGHRLREGSSRHSRSRSRSRSRSQSIHERSGHDQNREKASASSNLAKLKDLYGDLNDQKEDAGKDRGPSRPSGTEEVIRLGGSTWR
- the LOC142546547 gene encoding pre-mRNA splicing factor SR-like 1 isoform X1, which encodes MSEIKSAGRSIDLLLEKVLCMNILSSDYFRDLLRLKTYHEVIDEIYTTVTHVEPWMTGNCRGPSTAFCLLYKFFTMKLTVKQMHGLLKHPDSPYIRAIGFLYLRYVADSKTLWGWYEPYLKDDEEFSPGSNGRMTTMGVYVRDLLLGQYYFDTLFPRIPVPVLRTIVTNLENMKLPSKHCGTTGESTRGSEETARRPPSVKASLSVSFGQRAPHRASTRGSSPVRRTITPSYDRDADSRRSPHHHRGQSHDLSDRECSDRDKDRERERDMNKDRFRDRDRDHERHKDRDRDRYRERERDRDRDRRHEYDRRSRNGYGRDYERSENEGHRLREGSSRHSRSRSRSRSRSQSIHERSGHDQNREKASASSNLAKLKDLYGDLNDQKEDAGKDRGPSRPSGTEEVIRLGGSTWR
- the LOC142546547 gene encoding pre-mRNA splicing factor SR-like 1 isoform X2 produces the protein MKLTVKHMHGLLKHPDSPYIRAIGFLYLRYVADSKTLWGWYEPYLKDDEEFSPGSNGRMTTMGVYVRDLLLGQYYFDTLFPRIPVPVLRTIVTNLENMKLPSKHCGTTGESTRGSEETARRPPSVKASLSVSFGQRAPHRASTRGSSPVRRTITPSYDRDADSRRSPHHHRGQSHDLSDRECSDRDKDRERERDMNKDRFRDRDRDHERHKDRDRDRYRERERDRDRDRRHEYDRRSRNGYGRDYERSENEGHRLREGSSRHSRSRSRSRSRSQSIHERSGHDQNREKASASSNLAKLKDLYGDLNDQKEDAGKDRGPSRPSGTEEVIRLGGSTWR